From Fibrobacter sp. UWB16, the proteins below share one genomic window:
- a CDS encoding porin family protein, with protein MKKFAAGLLTALCATAIATAQPADQATEYTQQAVPAQEATQQAVASEAQNNEAMPIDEQPAPTLKKKNPISIGAKASFIYGYFWGFKELKEDDLDSPSGFGGEFGIAASFNMIEGLQFSPEIAFRFFNLSHDDEDFERCYNQMFLDFAFYMRGSITSKFFLEVGPQLSINTSGDYPIDGNSNFDKIEQSPVEFGLNIGAGYNILDNLSVGFRWYMGFNEVFPDVKYKYDIDPKDYDKESGEVKGNIKWSTIHLNGAHTMMFKFGVTYWFN; from the coding sequence ATGAAGAAATTTGCAGCAGGTCTCTTGACCGCCCTCTGCGCCACGGCAATCGCAACCGCACAGCCGGCAGATCAGGCTACTGAGTACACACAGCAAGCCGTCCCGGCTCAAGAAGCCACCCAGCAGGCAGTAGCTTCCGAAGCCCAAAACAACGAAGCCATGCCCATCGACGAACAGCCCGCCCCCACCTTGAAAAAGAAGAACCCCATCAGCATCGGAGCAAAAGCCTCCTTCATTTACGGTTATTTTTGGGGATTTAAAGAACTCAAGGAAGACGATTTGGATTCCCCGAGCGGCTTTGGTGGAGAATTCGGCATCGCAGCAAGCTTCAACATGATTGAAGGTCTTCAGTTCTCTCCAGAAATCGCTTTCCGCTTTTTCAACCTCAGCCATGACGATGAAGATTTTGAAAGATGCTATAACCAGATGTTCCTTGACTTCGCGTTCTACATGCGCGGCTCAATCACGAGCAAATTCTTCTTGGAAGTCGGTCCGCAGCTTTCCATCAACACCAGCGGCGATTACCCCATTGACGGCAACTCCAATTTTGACAAAATCGAACAATCGCCCGTTGAATTCGGCCTCAACATCGGTGCAGGCTACAACATTTTGGACAATTTAAGCGTTGGATTCCGTTGGTACATGGGCTTCAACGAAGTATTCCCAGACGTTAAGTACAAATACGATATCGATCCTAAAGATTACGACAAAGAAAGTGGCGAAGTCAAAGGCAACATCAAGTGGTCTACGATTCATTTAAACGGCGCCCACACGATGATGTTCAAGTTCGGCGTCACCTATTGGTTCAACTAA
- a CDS encoding helix-turn-helix transcriptional regulator, which translates to MHKEPNTQNISLDTLFELSEFFKFFGDTTRIRVIHLLLSGEMSVSAIAEKLNLEQSVVSHQLRILRTANLVKPTRDGRKIYYSLDDEHIGEIFNTGLAHILHKKKG; encoded by the coding sequence ATGCATAAAGAACCGAATACGCAAAATATTTCGCTCGATACGCTTTTTGAACTGTCTGAATTCTTCAAGTTCTTTGGCGATACGACGCGCATTCGCGTGATTCATTTGTTGCTTTCGGGCGAGATGTCTGTGAGTGCCATTGCCGAAAAGCTGAACCTTGAACAGTCCGTGGTGAGCCACCAGTTGCGCATTCTGCGCACGGCGAATCTTGTGAAGCCGACTCGTGACGGTCGCAAGATTTATTACTCGCTCGATGACGAGCATATCGGCGAAATTTTCAATACGGGTCTTGCTCACATTTTGCATAAGAAGAAGGGCTAA
- a CDS encoding SO_0444 family Cu/Zn efflux transporter, producing MNYVTDFVWEFITLFSEMAPFLLLGFLLAGILHVWVPNHLYVPKIAKSNFASVLWAAIFGVPLPICSCGVIPTSIAIRKEGASKGASVSFLISTPATGVDSILATYSLLGLPFAILRPVAAFVTALFGGVLTNFATRGEIDLGESAGNAAVGAHGDSAKHEHHHEHHHDHDDDDHCECGDHHHDHEHCGCCCDDDHEHCECGGPSAGSGTFTGKIKETFRYGLVNMVGDVSKWLMIGLVLGALISAFVPNELFLALREYPILCMVCVLLLAMPMYTCATGSIPLALALVAKGITPGAALVLLMAGPATSIASMLVVGKAFGKRTLAAYLFSIAFGAMFFGFIVDTFFMDTFLSAMLPQGAADCHGHEALGVFDYVCAGLLAAFMLYAKFAHKGCDGHCGCGCGCGDSCKCADSCEDDHDHDHCECGESCGCHEHGEHDHHHGASAGSATLAHSEPVSKTYRVNGMNCSHCKACVEKAVRPLDGVVFAEADVASKSLHVEWHDDDDIDMDSLKTAVEEAGFEFAGEV from the coding sequence ATGAACTATGTTACTGATTTTGTCTGGGAGTTTATCACGCTTTTTTCGGAGATGGCTCCGTTTTTGTTGCTTGGCTTTTTGCTCGCGGGAATTTTGCATGTTTGGGTGCCGAATCATTTGTATGTGCCTAAAATTGCAAAGTCGAATTTTGCATCGGTGCTTTGGGCGGCAATTTTTGGCGTTCCGCTTCCGATTTGTAGCTGCGGCGTGATTCCGACTTCGATTGCAATCCGCAAGGAAGGCGCAAGCAAGGGCGCTAGCGTGAGTTTCTTGATTTCGACTCCTGCGACGGGAGTAGATTCCATCTTGGCGACTTATTCGTTGCTGGGACTCCCGTTCGCTATTTTGCGTCCGGTGGCAGCGTTTGTAACGGCTTTGTTTGGCGGTGTGCTGACGAATTTTGCAACTCGCGGAGAAATTGATCTCGGCGAATCTGCGGGGAATGCTGCTGTGGGTGCGCATGGCGATTCGGCAAAACACGAACATCATCATGAACACCATCATGACCACGATGATGACGATCATTGCGAATGTGGCGACCATCATCACGACCACGAACATTGCGGTTGTTGCTGTGACGATGACCATGAACACTGTGAATGCGGCGGCCCTTCGGCAGGCTCAGGGACCTTCACGGGAAAGATTAAAGAGACGTTCCGCTATGGCCTTGTGAACATGGTGGGCGATGTGAGCAAGTGGCTCATGATTGGCCTTGTGCTTGGTGCGCTGATTTCTGCATTTGTTCCGAATGAACTGTTCCTTGCACTGCGTGAATACCCGATTCTTTGCATGGTTTGTGTGTTGCTTTTGGCAATGCCGATGTACACGTGCGCTACGGGATCCATCCCGCTTGCACTTGCGCTTGTGGCAAAGGGAATTACTCCGGGTGCTGCTCTTGTGCTTTTGATGGCTGGACCTGCAACGAGTATCGCTTCGATGCTTGTGGTCGGTAAGGCTTTTGGCAAGCGTACGCTCGCTGCTTACTTGTTCTCGATTGCGTTTGGTGCGATGTTCTTTGGCTTTATCGTCGATACGTTCTTTATGGATACGTTCCTCTCGGCGATGCTCCCGCAAGGTGCTGCGGATTGTCATGGGCACGAGGCTTTAGGCGTGTTCGATTACGTTTGCGCTGGACTCTTGGCTGCATTCATGTTGTATGCAAAGTTTGCGCACAAGGGCTGTGACGGTCATTGCGGCTGTGGTTGCGGTTGCGGAGATTCTTGCAAGTGCGCTGACTCTTGCGAGGACGATCACGATCATGACCATTGCGAATGCGGCGAATCTTGTGGATGCCATGAACACGGCGAACATGACCATCATCACGGCGCTTCGGCAGGCTCAGCGACCTTGGCGCATTCCGAGCCTGTCTCTAAAACGTATCGCGTGAACGGCATGAATTGCAGCCACTGCAAAGCGTGCGTCGAAAAAGCGGTTCGCCCGCTTGATGGAGTTGTATTTGCCGAAGCCGATGTCGCGAGCAAGTCGTTGCACGTGGAATGGCACGACGATGATGATATCGACATGGACTCTTTAAAGACCGCCGTCGAAGAAGCTGGCTTTGAATTTGCCGGCGAGGTTTAA
- a CDS encoding RNA helicase, whose product MAEQNKRILKEFLNELIEKFNGHRSDISSEDVLEQFMAWAEARGTTLYPAQEEAILELLDGKNVILNTPTGSGKSMVALALHFDSLVHNRRSVYTCPIKALVNEKWMALCKEFGAENVGLSTGDATVNRDAPIICCTAEILSNMALCEGETLTITDIVMDEFHYYSDKERGVAWQVPLLTLPQSRFLLMSATVGATEFFERDMTKHTGRESVTVRSTQRPVPLDFSYSTTEISTEVQKLVNEGKAPVYVVHFTQAAAASNAQNFMSLDLCTKEEKVKINEAIKEVRFASPYGPDVKRWLKQGIGLHHAGLLPKYRILCEKLAQQGLLKVICGTDTLGVGVNVPIRTVLFTQLCKYSGDKTAILTARDFHQIAGRAGRKGFDNVGYVVAQAPEHVIENLKLEAKSRTTGKKFQKRKPPEHGYIPFDENTFKRLIESAPEPLTSSFQVNHGMLLNILSRPTDGCRAMRALLKDCHESAASKKQLQHRAFLLFRSLVEKKIIEFVPAVAPGYSHLRVNMDLQDDFSMNQPLSLYLLDTLPKLDKDSPEYALDVITLCESILENPDAILRIQQSKARDARMNELKAQGMEYNQRLEELEKVEYPKPLRDFIYDTFDAFADIHPWVDENIEPKSIVREMFENFTTFSGYVKQYNLQRMEAILLRHLNGVYKVLSQTVPDGYKNEELLEMQDYLGEMIRRVDSSLLEEWEKMAHPEDYQKRLDEGASEDEVEKAFGADKAAADITYDKKRFLNMVRQRIFQIMMSLQKQDFSDVLDSLADDLAEGELLADDEGTPWTEKRLIETMAAYTAEHHKFRMDVEGRALSHTIVTYEGNIMQIQQMLQDEEGFNDWSIDFTVNLDESREAGMPLLKLARIGEV is encoded by the coding sequence ATGGCAGAGCAAAACAAGCGGATTCTTAAAGAATTTTTGAATGAACTGATTGAAAAGTTCAATGGACACCGTTCCGACATTTCGTCCGAAGACGTTTTGGAACAATTTATGGCGTGGGCAGAAGCCCGTGGGACAACGTTGTACCCAGCGCAAGAAGAAGCCATTTTGGAACTTTTGGACGGCAAGAATGTCATCCTCAATACGCCGACGGGTAGCGGTAAGTCCATGGTCGCATTGGCGCTCCATTTCGATAGCCTTGTACACAACCGCCGTAGCGTTTATACCTGCCCCATCAAGGCGCTCGTGAACGAAAAGTGGATGGCGCTCTGCAAGGAATTCGGCGCCGAAAACGTCGGGCTTTCGACCGGTGATGCAACCGTCAACCGCGACGCCCCTATCATCTGCTGCACGGCCGAAATTCTTTCGAACATGGCGCTCTGCGAAGGCGAAACGCTCACCATCACAGACATCGTGATGGACGAGTTCCATTATTACAGCGACAAGGAACGCGGTGTCGCTTGGCAAGTTCCGCTTTTGACACTCCCGCAATCGAGATTCCTCTTGATGAGTGCTACCGTTGGCGCTACAGAATTTTTCGAACGCGACATGACCAAGCACACGGGCCGCGAGTCCGTGACGGTCCGTTCCACGCAACGCCCGGTGCCGCTCGACTTTAGCTACAGCACCACCGAAATTTCGACCGAAGTGCAAAAGCTTGTGAACGAGGGAAAGGCTCCTGTTTACGTTGTTCACTTCACGCAGGCCGCAGCGGCAAGCAATGCGCAAAACTTTATGAGTCTTGACCTCTGCACCAAAGAAGAAAAAGTCAAGATTAACGAGGCGATTAAGGAAGTCCGTTTTGCAAGCCCGTATGGTCCGGATGTCAAGCGTTGGCTCAAGCAGGGCATCGGACTCCACCACGCAGGGCTTTTGCCGAAGTACCGCATTCTTTGCGAAAAGCTCGCCCAGCAAGGTTTGCTCAAGGTCATTTGCGGCACAGACACGCTCGGCGTGGGCGTGAACGTTCCAATCCGCACAGTCCTTTTCACACAGCTCTGCAAGTACAGCGGCGACAAGACCGCCATTTTGACCGCTCGCGACTTTCACCAGATTGCAGGCCGCGCAGGCCGTAAAGGTTTTGACAATGTCGGCTACGTGGTCGCACAAGCGCCAGAGCATGTCATCGAAAATCTGAAACTCGAAGCGAAGTCGCGTACGACAGGCAAAAAATTCCAGAAGAGGAAACCGCCTGAGCACGGTTACATTCCGTTTGACGAAAACACGTTCAAGCGTTTGATTGAATCCGCACCGGAACCGCTGACATCAAGCTTCCAGGTGAACCACGGAATGCTTTTGAACATCTTGAGCCGCCCGACGGACGGTTGCCGCGCTATGCGAGCACTCCTCAAGGATTGCCACGAAAGTGCTGCCAGCAAGAAGCAATTGCAGCACCGCGCATTTTTGCTGTTCAGGAGTCTCGTCGAAAAAAAGATTATCGAATTCGTGCCCGCTGTAGCGCCGGGTTACAGCCACTTGCGCGTGAACATGGATTTGCAAGATGACTTTTCCATGAACCAGCCGCTTTCGCTGTACCTGCTCGACACACTTCCGAAGCTCGACAAAGATTCGCCGGAATACGCGCTCGATGTGATTACCTTGTGCGAAAGCATCCTCGAGAATCCCGATGCCATTTTACGCATCCAGCAGAGCAAGGCTCGCGATGCCCGCATGAACGAACTCAAGGCGCAAGGCATGGAATACAACCAGCGCCTCGAAGAGCTTGAAAAAGTCGAATACCCGAAACCGCTGCGTGATTTTATTTACGACACGTTCGATGCTTTTGCCGACATTCATCCGTGGGTGGACGAAAACATTGAACCCAAGTCCATTGTGCGCGAGATGTTCGAGAATTTCACGACATTTAGCGGTTATGTGAAGCAGTACAACTTGCAGCGCATGGAAGCGATTTTGCTTCGCCATTTAAACGGCGTTTACAAAGTGCTTTCGCAGACCGTGCCTGACGGCTACAAGAACGAAGAACTCTTGGAAATGCAGGACTACCTCGGCGAAATGATCCGCCGCGTGGACTCCAGTTTGCTCGAAGAATGGGAAAAGATGGCGCACCCGGAAGATTACCAGAAGCGCTTGGACGAAGGCGCTTCCGAAGACGAAGTCGAAAAGGCTTTCGGTGCAGACAAGGCTGCCGCTGACATCACTTATGACAAGAAGCGTTTCCTCAACATGGTTCGCCAGCGCATTTTCCAGATTATGATGAGTTTGCAAAAGCAGGACTTTTCGGATGTTCTGGACAGCCTCGCCGACGACCTTGCCGAAGGCGAACTTTTAGCGGATGATGAAGGTACCCCGTGGACAGAAAAACGGCTCATCGAAACGATGGCCGCCTACACTGCCGAGCATCACAAGTTCCGCATGGACGTGGAAGGTCGCGCTCTCAGCCATACCATCGTCACGTACGAAGGGAACATTATGCAGATACAGCAAATGCTCCAGGACGAAGAAGGATTCAACGACTGGAGCATTGATTTCACGGTCAATCTTGACGAAAGCCGAGAAGCCGGAATGCCATTGTTAAAGCTTGCTAGAATCGGCGAAGTTTAA
- the rfbA gene encoding glucose-1-phosphate thymidylyltransferase RfbA: MKGIVLAGGSGTRLYPLTMVTSKQLLPVYDKPMIYYPLSTLMLAGIRDILIISTPTDLPNFERLLGDGSAMGLNLSYKVQPSPDGLAQAFILGEEFIGDDCCAMVLGDNIFYGNGFSQLLKAAVKNAEENGRASVFGYYVEDPERFGVVEFDDQGKVISVEEKPKEPKSNYAITGLYFYDNRVAGFAKVQKPSARGELEITDLNKTYLDKGELDVKLLGRGFAWLDTGTMDSLIEAGEFVKMVENRQGIQISAVEEIAYKNGWISKEKLLESAAKYGKSPYGQHLKKVAEGKIHY; the protein is encoded by the coding sequence ATGAAAGGAATCGTACTTGCTGGGGGATCCGGCACTCGTCTGTATCCGCTTACGATGGTCACATCGAAGCAGCTTTTGCCGGTCTATGACAAGCCGATGATTTATTACCCGCTCTCGACTTTGATGTTGGCGGGCATTCGTGACATTCTCATTATCTCGACTCCCACGGATTTGCCGAACTTTGAACGTTTGCTTGGTGACGGCTCTGCGATGGGGCTCAACTTGAGTTACAAGGTGCAGCCAAGCCCAGATGGACTTGCCCAGGCTTTCATTTTGGGCGAAGAATTCATTGGCGACGATTGCTGCGCGATGGTTCTCGGCGATAACATCTTCTACGGAAACGGCTTTAGCCAGCTTTTGAAGGCTGCCGTTAAAAATGCCGAAGAAAACGGCCGTGCAAGCGTGTTCGGTTATTACGTCGAAGACCCGGAACGTTTTGGCGTTGTGGAATTTGACGACCAGGGCAAGGTAATTTCTGTCGAAGAAAAGCCGAAGGAACCGAAGAGCAATTACGCCATTACTGGCCTTTACTTCTATGACAACCGCGTGGCTGGATTTGCCAAGGTGCAAAAACCGAGTGCTCGTGGCGAACTTGAAATTACTGACCTCAACAAGACGTATCTCGACAAGGGCGAACTCGACGTGAAACTCCTCGGTCGTGGTTTTGCTTGGCTTGATACCGGCACGATGGATAGCCTCATCGAAGCGGGCGAGTTCGTGAAGATGGTCGAAAACCGCCAGGGTATCCAGATTTCTGCCGTTGAAGAAATTGCATATAAGAACGGCTGGATTAGCAAAGAAAAACTTTTGGAATCTGCTGCAAAGTACGGCAAGTCGCCTTACGGCCAGCATCTCAAGAAGGTCGCCGAAGGAAAGATTCACTACTAA
- a CDS encoding immune inhibitor A domain-containing protein, whose product MTQAVWPHMGRLLGPLWSEDRRINYYSCANEISSNAYAYDHSTTALEGIGVFVHEFSHLLGLMDWYDSGKNSGRESAGYWSVMAYGDNLCPSNSDRVTCCAPVLYSTFEKMSMGWLTPVELGESGPLRLDKIDENVAYSVTNPNNPDEAYYLEYRSKKGWDVDLPNSGMLIWHIDYDASVWSDNEINSNGDHMHADVIEAVPRTSGYGSSSDPFPGSGKVTEFNKFVFWDGKNANIALSSIKESGDHEYVLFNVCMNASTCPTIEWSSSSVKSSSSEEVESSSSEALVGISTKIVAQGVRVSAKNGSIYVYAPQKGRKIVRVFSPIGSLLLERAMDGSEMVVNDEILGKMGLILSVSQGNNALFTGTIDMR is encoded by the coding sequence GTGACTCAGGCAGTTTGGCCTCACATGGGGCGCTTGCTTGGACCGCTTTGGTCCGAGGATAGGCGCATCAACTACTACTCTTGCGCGAACGAAATCTCTAGCAATGCGTATGCCTACGACCATTCAACAACCGCCTTGGAAGGTATTGGAGTCTTTGTCCACGAGTTTAGCCATCTCCTTGGCTTGATGGACTGGTATGATTCAGGTAAAAATAGTGGCCGTGAATCCGCTGGCTATTGGAGCGTTATGGCGTATGGGGATAACCTTTGCCCCAGCAATTCCGATCGCGTGACTTGCTGTGCTCCAGTGCTTTATTCGACATTCGAAAAAATGTCGATGGGCTGGCTCACTCCTGTGGAACTCGGGGAAAGCGGGCCGTTGCGTTTGGATAAGATTGACGAAAATGTGGCTTATAGCGTTACGAATCCGAACAATCCTGATGAGGCGTATTACCTTGAATATCGTTCGAAAAAAGGGTGGGATGTCGATCTCCCGAATTCAGGAATGTTGATATGGCATATTGATTATGATGCAAGTGTTTGGAGCGACAATGAAATTAATTCTAATGGCGACCACATGCATGCGGATGTTATTGAGGCCGTTCCCAGAACGAGTGGGTACGGCTCGTCGAGTGACCCTTTCCCGGGTAGTGGCAAGGTGACGGAATTCAACAAGTTCGTTTTTTGGGATGGAAAGAATGCGAATATCGCACTTTCGAGCATCAAGGAATCCGGAGACCATGAATATGTTCTGTTTAATGTCTGTATGAACGCCTCGACTTGCCCGACGATTGAATGGTCCAGCTCTTCTGTGAAATCGTCTTCTTCCGAAGAAGTTGAATCTAGCTCCAGTGAAGCTCTTGTGGGCATTTCGACGAAAATTGTGGCTCAGGGAGTCCGCGTAAGCGCGAAAAACGGGTCCATTTATGTCTATGCCCCGCAAAAAGGCCGGAAAATTGTCAGAGTATTCTCGCCGATCGGTAGTCTGTTGCTCGAAAGAGCGATGGATGGCTCCGAAATGGTTGTAAATGACGAAATTCTTGGAAAAATGGGCTTGATTTTGTCTGTAAGTCAAGGAAATAATGCCTTGTTTACGGGGACTATTGATATGCGCTAG
- a CDS encoding dTDP-glucose 4,6-dehydratase, whose amino-acid sequence MKRSIVITGGAGFIGSHVVRLFVNKYPEYNIINLDKLTYAGNLANLKDVEGKPNYKFVKMDICDFDAFYKLMQDEKVDGIIHLAAESHVDRSIKDPFTFARTNVMGTLSLLQAAKLYWESLPEKYEGKRFYHISTDEVYGALKMNHPEGITPPFTTTASSSEHHLAYGDDFFYETTKYTPHSPYSASKAGSDHFVRAFHDTYGMPTIVTNCSNNYGPYQFPEKLIPLFINNIRHKKPLPVYGKGENVRDWLFVEDHARAIDVIFHNGKIAETYNIGGFNEWKNIDIIKVVIKTVDKLLGRAEGEDLNLITYVTDRLGHDARYAIDSTKLQKELGWEPSLQFEEGIEKTVRWYLDNQEWLDNITSGDYEKYYEKMYGNR is encoded by the coding sequence ATGAAACGTTCAATTGTGATTACGGGCGGTGCAGGCTTTATTGGAAGCCATGTCGTTCGCCTGTTTGTCAACAAGTATCCTGAATACAATATTATCAACCTCGACAAGCTCACGTATGCGGGCAACCTCGCAAACTTGAAGGATGTCGAAGGCAAGCCGAACTACAAGTTCGTGAAGATGGACATTTGCGACTTTGACGCTTTCTACAAGCTCATGCAAGATGAAAAAGTTGATGGCATCATCCATCTCGCAGCTGAAAGCCATGTGGACCGCTCCATCAAGGACCCGTTCACTTTTGCCCGCACGAACGTCATGGGAACTCTCTCCCTTCTCCAGGCTGCAAAGCTTTACTGGGAAAGCCTCCCGGAAAAGTACGAAGGCAAGCGTTTTTATCACATTTCGACCGACGAAGTTTACGGTGCTCTCAAGATGAACCACCCGGAAGGCATCACGCCTCCGTTCACGACTACGGCTTCTAGTTCGGAACACCATTTGGCCTACGGTGACGACTTCTTCTACGAAACGACGAAGTACACTCCGCACAGCCCGTATTCTGCATCGAAGGCTGGCTCCGACCACTTCGTGCGTGCGTTCCACGACACTTACGGCATGCCGACGATCGTCACGAACTGCTCCAACAACTATGGCCCATACCAGTTCCCTGAAAAGCTCATCCCGCTTTTTATCAACAACATCCGCCACAAGAAACCGCTCCCGGTTTACGGCAAGGGCGAAAACGTTCGCGACTGGCTCTTTGTTGAAGACCATGCCCGTGCAATTGACGTGATTTTCCACAATGGAAAGATTGCTGAAACTTACAACATCGGTGGCTTCAACGAATGGAAGAACATCGACATCATCAAGGTTGTTATCAAGACTGTCGATAAGCTCCTTGGCCGCGCCGAAGGCGAAGACCTGAACCTCATCACGTATGTGACGGACCGCCTGGGCCACGACGCCCGCTACGCCATCGACTCCACCAAGCTCCAGAAGGAACTCGGCTGGGAACCGTCGTTGCAGTTCGAAGAAGGCATCGAAAAGACTGTACGCTGGTACTTGGACAACCAGGAATGGCTCGACAACATCACCAGCGGCGACTACGAAAAGTATTACGAAAAAATGTACGGAAATAGATAA
- the rfbC gene encoding dTDP-4-dehydrorhamnose 3,5-epimerase: MGKFNFINTEIEGVKIIEPTVFGDARGYFMETYSKRDFAEGGIDVDFVQDNESRSRKGVLRGLHFQKQNPQGKLVRVIEGEVFDVAVDLRKNSKTFGKWVGVTLSAENKKQFYIPEGFAHGFVVLSETAAFVYKCTRFYAPNDEGGLFWNDPAVGIKWPVGDGFEPLLSEKDTKNPLLKDLGFAFDL; the protein is encoded by the coding sequence ATGGGAAAGTTTAATTTCATTAATACAGAAATCGAAGGCGTCAAAATTATTGAACCGACTGTGTTTGGCGACGCTCGCGGTTACTTTATGGAAACCTACAGCAAGCGCGACTTTGCCGAAGGTGGCATTGATGTAGATTTTGTTCAAGATAACGAATCCCGTTCGCGCAAGGGTGTTCTCCGCGGTCTTCACTTCCAGAAACAGAATCCGCAGGGCAAACTCGTCCGCGTGATTGAAGGTGAAGTCTTTGACGTGGCCGTGGACCTTCGCAAGAACAGCAAGACTTTTGGCAAGTGGGTGGGCGTCACGCTCTCCGCCGAAAACAAGAAGCAGTTCTACATTCCTGAAGGTTTTGCTCATGGTTTCGTGGTGCTTTCTGAAACGGCTGCATTTGTCTACAAGTGCACACGATTCTATGCTCCGAATGACGAAGGTGGTCTTTTCTGGAATGACCCGGCTGTTGGCATCAAGTGGCCGGTGGGCGATGGCTTTGAACCGCTCCTTTCCGAAAAGGATACCAAGAATCCGCTCCTCAAGGACCTTGGATTCGCTTTTGACCTTTAG
- a CDS encoding low molecular weight protein-tyrosine-phosphatase: protein MKNILVVCTGNICRSPTGEYLLKKELGPGFNVMSAGLGALVDNPAHEISQKIALQHGIDMSAHRARQINLDILKWADLVLVMENGHKRELLHKYPWLEGKVFRYGESRQVDIPDPYRRPENAYVLAWNFISKLTPYWVEKIRQSEAAK, encoded by the coding sequence ATGAAGAATATTCTTGTCGTTTGTACTGGAAACATCTGCCGTAGCCCAACAGGGGAGTATCTTTTGAAGAAAGAACTCGGTCCGGGCTTCAATGTGATGAGTGCCGGTCTCGGTGCTTTGGTCGATAATCCCGCTCACGAAATTTCCCAGAAAATTGCGTTGCAACATGGCATAGACATGAGTGCACACCGAGCACGCCAAATCAATTTGGATATCCTCAAATGGGCCGACTTGGTTTTGGTGATGGAAAATGGCCATAAAAGAGAACTTTTGCACAAATATCCTTGGCTTGAAGGTAAGGTTTTCCGCTATGGTGAATCTCGCCAGGTCGATATTCCTGACCCGTACAGAAGGCCTGAAAATGCTTATGTGTTGGCCTGGAATTTTATTTCCAAGTTGACTCCGTATTGGGTTGAAAAGATTAGGCAAAGTGAAGCCGCAAAATAA
- a CDS encoding polysaccharide biosynthesis/export family protein, giving the protein MNKIGIGLCGVAAMVLSGCFAAPQMRMDLPSDSTTYNGITFKLHSIEKGDMGEPVQVAANPSEGKLEELMVDTLPDLEYRIGPLDQVQVVVWEHPELTSPMGQYQPAGQKVTTEGTLFYPYAGELKVAGLTAQELRKEITKRLSDKILNDPQVDVRVTGYHSRKAFVTGAVNRPGYVKFDENPMTLPDVIADVGGFNESADPAFVQIRRGEKIYTIDYVRAFKENVAIDHILVKPGDQVFVPLKADTERDRKVYVLGEVNRSGIVRMDHNLSLAEALAASGGINAMNASSKDIYVIRNTSEKQIDIYQLDAKNAMALAMADRFDMNPRDIVYVDASGIATWNRLLSLIMPTVNTANTGTNMFYYVQRIHNEGWK; this is encoded by the coding sequence ATGAATAAAATTGGTATAGGTCTTTGTGGAGTAGCCGCTATGGTTTTGAGCGGTTGCTTTGCAGCTCCTCAAATGCGAATGGATCTCCCTTCGGATTCCACAACCTATAATGGAATTACTTTCAAGTTGCATTCCATTGAAAAGGGTGATATGGGCGAACCGGTACAGGTCGCTGCAAATCCCTCGGAAGGTAAGTTGGAAGAATTGATGGTGGACACTCTTCCTGACTTGGAATACAGGATTGGACCTCTGGATCAGGTGCAAGTGGTTGTCTGGGAACATCCGGAATTGACATCTCCGATGGGCCAGTACCAGCCGGCTGGTCAGAAGGTGACTACCGAAGGTACGCTTTTTTATCCGTACGCAGGCGAACTTAAGGTTGCTGGCCTTACCGCCCAGGAACTCCGTAAGGAAATCACCAAGCGCCTCTCGGACAAGATTCTTAATGACCCGCAGGTCGATGTCCGCGTGACGGGTTACCACAGCCGCAAGGCTTTTGTCACGGGTGCTGTGAATAGACCGGGTTATGTGAAGTTTGATGAAAACCCGATGACCCTTCCCGATGTGATTGCAGACGTGGGCGGTTTTAATGAAAGTGCTGACCCGGCGTTTGTTCAGATTCGTCGTGGTGAAAAGATTTATACCATTGACTACGTTCGTGCATTCAAGGAAAATGTCGCTATTGACCATATCCTTGTGAAACCGGGTGACCAGGTGTTTGTGCCTTTGAAGGCTGACACGGAACGTGATAGAAAGGTCTATGTGCTTGGTGAAGTGAATAGGAGTGGCATTGTCCGTATGGATCACAACCTCTCCTTGGCCGAAGCTCTCGCCGCTTCTGGTGGCATCAATGCCATGAACGCTTCTTCGAAGGATATCTATGTTATCAGAAACACTTCGGAAAAGCAGATCGATATTTACCAGCTGGATGCTAAGAATGCTATGGCACTTGCAATGGCTGACCGCTTTGATATGAATCCGCGTGACATTGTTTACGTCGATGCTTCTGGTATTGCAACGTGGAACCGTCTTCTCAGCTTGATTATGCCGACCGTCAATACGGCTAATACTGGTACGAATATGTTCTACTATGTCCAGAGAATTCATAACGAAGGCTGGAAATAA